The Nakamurella alba genome has a window encoding:
- a CDS encoding 1-phosphofructokinase family hexose kinase yields the protein MLIATPNLCLDVTVRIPQLVPGGIHRATSTTTTAGGKGVNVSRAARALSGVEAATPVLMGFLPVDDGDRFARLYQAEESGRLLPVAVPGVMRLATILLPADGPVTVINGRGPDIDPATWSRFCSKLARALTGQDVLLCSGSLPPGVPVDGYAQLVRLARSAGVPVLVDAAPAVLEAALPAGPDLVSPNLSEAEGLLDGRVDEQVHEEGDDIPDRAIRAAKELHARGARRAVVTAGSAGAALATDDGSWWLEAVRVDAVNPIGAGDCFAAGAALALTTGASDVDVVRRGMAAATASVEHPVAGRLDPARAAGLFEQITAVSR from the coding sequence ATGCTCATCGCCACGCCCAACCTGTGCCTGGACGTCACCGTCCGCATCCCGCAGCTGGTCCCCGGCGGCATCCACCGGGCCACCTCCACCACGACCACCGCCGGCGGCAAGGGCGTCAACGTCTCCCGTGCCGCCCGGGCGCTGTCCGGCGTGGAGGCCGCCACCCCGGTACTCATGGGCTTCCTGCCGGTGGACGACGGCGACCGTTTCGCCCGGCTCTACCAGGCCGAGGAGTCCGGCCGGCTGCTGCCGGTCGCGGTGCCGGGCGTCATGCGGCTGGCCACGATCCTGCTGCCGGCCGACGGACCGGTCACCGTGATCAACGGTCGCGGACCGGACATCGACCCGGCCACCTGGTCCCGCTTCTGCTCCAAGCTGGCCCGCGCGCTGACCGGCCAGGACGTGCTGCTGTGCTCCGGCTCGCTGCCGCCCGGCGTCCCGGTGGACGGCTATGCCCAACTCGTCCGGTTGGCCCGCTCAGCCGGCGTGCCGGTGCTGGTCGACGCCGCCCCCGCCGTGCTCGAGGCCGCCCTGCCGGCCGGCCCGGACCTGGTGTCCCCCAACCTGTCCGAGGCCGAGGGTCTGCTGGACGGCCGGGTCGACGAGCAGGTGCACGAGGAGGGCGACGACATCCCGGACCGGGCCATCCGGGCCGCGAAGGAGCTGCACGCCCGCGGTGCGCGACGCGCCGTCGTCACCGCCGGTTCCGCCGGCGCGGCGTTGGCCACCGACGACGGCAGCTGGTGGCTGGAGGCCGTCCGGGTGGACGCCGTGAACCCGATCGGTGCTGGTGACTGCTTCGCCGCCGGCGCGGCCCTCGCCCTGACCACCGGCGCCTCCGACGTCGACGTGGTGCGGCGCGGGATGGCCGCCGCCACGGCCTCCGTCGAGCACCCGGTCGCCGGGCGTCTCGATCCCGCCCGTGCCGCAGGACTCTTCGAGCAGATCACCGCGGTGTCCCG